One Longimicrobiaceae bacterium genomic window, TGCTCGCGGCGGCGTTCGCCACCGCGCTCCTCGCCTCGTTCTTCCTGACCCCGCGGGTGATCCGCGGCGCGGAGAAGCGCGGCCTCTTCGACGATCCGTCGGCCCCGCGCCGCGTCCACTCGTCGCCCGTCCCGCGCCTGGGCGGCCTGGCCGTGTTCGCGGCCATGCTCATCGGCCTGGGCGCCGCGAAGCTGGTGGCGCCGCACGGGCTGATGGTGGGCACGCGCCTCTACGTGGGCTTCCTCGCGGGCGCCGCGATCCTGCTCGCCGCCGGCCTGGTGGACGACATCCGCGGCATCCGCCCGGCGACGAAGATGGCGGCGCAGGTGGCGGCGGCGCTGGTCGTCTACGCCTGCGGCTTCCGCATCGACCTGCTCACGCTGGGCGGCGCGACGTACCTTGCCACGGGCTGGCTGTCGCTGCCGCTCACGGTGCTGTGGATCGTGGGCGTGACCAACGCGTTCAACCTGATGGACGGGCTGGACGGCCTGGCCACCGGCATCGCCATCGTGGCGCTCACCGCGTCTGCCGCGGTGGCGCTGGCCATGGGGGCCGACGGGCTGCTGCTTCCGTCCGTGGCCCTGCTGGGCGCCCTGCTGGGCTTCCTGCGCTACAACTTCAACCCGGCGCGCATCTTCCTGGGCGACTCGGGCAGCCTGTTCGTGGGCTACATGCTGGCCGTGCACTCGGTGCACAGCTCCATGAAGAGCGCCACGGCGGTGCTGGTGATCGTGCCCCTCTTCACGCTGGCCCTCCCCCTGCTAGACACGCTGCTCGCCATCCTGCGCCGCTGGCTGCGCGGGGTTCCGCTCTCCAGCGCCGACCGGCGCCACATCCACCACCGCCTGCTCGAGGTGGGGCTCACCCACCGCCGCACGGTGCTGGTGCTGTACGCCGCCACGAGCATGCTGGCCTCGGTGGGCCTGCTCGTCGCCTTCACGCCCTCGCGGAACGTGGGGCTGATCGCGGCCGCGGGCGGCACGGTGTCGCTCGTCCTGCTCCTCGCCGCGCTGTCGCACCTGGATTACCACGAGTTCACCGAGGCGGGGGCGGTGATCGCCCGCGCGCCGGCCAAGATGCTGAAGGTGATCCGCGACCGCATCCACGCCCGCGACATGGCCGCGGTGCTGGCCACCGCGGAGTCGCTGGAGCAGGTGAACGCCGTGCTGGCCGACAACGCGGAGAACTTCGGGTTCCTGCACATGGAGGTGTGCTCGGAGCATCGCGAGAACCCGCGCGCCGCGCGCTCGCGGGCCGGGCAGCATCGCCGGCATCGCATGTGGAAGCTGGACTACCCCGTGGCGCTGGAGGACGTGGAGGACGAGGAGCCGCTGGTGCTGCGCATCCGCTGCGACGTGGACGACGGCTTCCGTCCGTACGGCGCCGAACGCGTGGCCCGCATCCTCGCCCCCGCGATCCAGGATTGGCTGACCGCGCGCGCCGCCAACGGGGTGGTGGAGGACGAGATGGTGGAGGACGACATCCACGGGGCAGTGCCGCTGCAGCCCGTGCTGTGGCACGCCGAGAAGGGCGCCGCCGTCCGGAGCACCATTGCCGGCTGAAGTGGCGCGGGCGGAGGGCGAGGTGGTGCGCGTGGAGCGGCAGCCCGAGAAGCCCCGCCTGCCCGGACGGCTGAGCGGGGCGGTCGTGTGGACCGCCGGATCGTTCGCGGCGGTGCAGGTGCTCACGCTTGCCCGTGGCGTGGTGCTGGCGCGCATCCTCACGCCCGAGGACTTCGGGATGTACGCGCTGGGGATGGCGGTGGTGGGCTTCGTGGCCACGCTGGGCAACACGGGCATCAGCACCTTCGTCACGTACCAGCAGGACGACGCCGACCGCTACGCCGCCTCGAGCTTCTGGATCAGCGCGGCGCTGGGCCTGGCGATGATGGTTGTGCTGGCCGGCGTGGGCCCGCTGATGGGACGGCTGTACCACCTGCCGCGCCTGCCGCTGCTGGTGTGGTGCCTGGCTCCCGGCCTCTTCCTCCAGTTCATCAGCGGCGTGCACACGGGCATGCTGCGGCGGCGCATGCGCTTCGGGGCGCTGGCGGCCATCACCACCACCACCAACCTGGTGCTCTTCGCGGTCGCCGCGCTGCTGGCGCGGGCGGGCCACGGGTACTGGGCGCTGGTGTACGGCGCGCTGGTGAGCAACGCGCTGGGCCTCGTCCTGGTCGCCTTCGCGACGAAGTGGATCCCGCCGCTGCGCCTGCACACCGAGCTGTGGCGCGACATCTCGCGCTTCGGGCTGATGTTCGTGGGCGCGTCGCTGGTGTGGTTCGTCCTGCTGAACCTGGACAACTTCCTGGTGAGCAAGGTGCTGGGGGTGAGCGCGCTGGGCATCTACTCGGTGGCGTACAACTACGCCATGCTCCCGTCGGTGGCCGTGGCCGCGGTGGCGAACATGGTGGTGGGGCCCGCGCTGGGCGCCGTGCGCGGCGAGCCGGCGCGCTTCCGCGACCTGTACGTGCGCAGCAGCATCGCCACGGCGCTCACCGCCGCGCTGGTGGGCACGGTGCTGGTGGCCTCGGCCCCGGACCTGTTCCGCCTGGCGTTCGGCGCCAAGTGGGACGCGGCGGTCGTTCCCTTCCAGATCCTGGTGGTCTACGGGGTGCTCCGCACCTTCTTCCCGGACGTGCTGCTGCCGCTGGGGAAGGTGAACGTGAGCTTCTGGCTGGGCGTGGTCACGCTGCCCATCGTGGTGGCGGCGATCCTCGCCGGCACGCGGTGGGGAATGGTGGGCGTGGCCGTGGCGGCGTGCGCCAGCCTGGGCGTGAGCACCTTCGCCTATCTGCCCGTGATCTCGCGGCTGGTGGGCGTACCGCCGTCGCGGATGTTCTGGATCGCGGCGCGCGTCCTCGCCGCCGCATGCACCGCGACCGCCGCCGGCTGGGCGCTGCGCGTGCACGAGGCAGGCGCCGGCGTGGCGCTCCTGCCGCGGCTGGCCTCCGTCGTGACCCTCAGCGCCGCCCTCTTCGCCCTGCTGGCCGCGCTGCTCTTCCCGCACCTGCGGCAGTCGTTGTCGGCGCTGGTGCGCCCGGCCGGCGGCCGCTCCCTGACCCTGGACCCCGCAGACGCGGGCGCACCGGGGCGCTGACACTTCCCGATGCGATCCATGGTCAAGCAGGTCCTGCGTTTCTGTGCCCCCGCCGGCGTGCTGGAGGTGCTCCGCGCCAAGCGCGCCTTCGACCGCATCGCGTTCGGCAGCGGCAGCGCCTGGCGCGCCGCGCTCTCGCCCACGCTGCGCGAGATGCTGGAGTCGTCGCGCCTGGGCTCCGTGCCGCTGCGGCTGCTGGGCGAGCGCGCGCTGTTCGTGGACGTGGGCGCCAACGTGGGCGCGTGGAGCGAGGCGGCGCTGCGCCTGCTGGGCCCCCGCCGTCTGATCGCGGTGGAGCCCGCGCCCGAGCCCTTCGCCGAGCTGAAGGCGCGCGTAGGTGCCCGGCCCGGCGTGACGCTGCTCCAGTGCGCCGTGGGCGCCGAGGAGGGCACGGCGATGCTGCACCGGATGGAGCGCTCGGAGTGGAACTCGCTGCTGCCGCTGTCCGACCAGGTGGGCGACTACTATCCCACCGTCGCGGAGAAGGAGCCGCTTCCGGTCAGGGTCGCGCCGCTGGACGCGCTGCTCGCGGGCGAGGAGCACATCGACCTGCTGAAGGTGGACGTGCAGGGCGGGGAGTGGGCGGTGATGGACGGCGCGCGAGAGACGCTGAAGCGCACCCGCGTGCTGATGCTGGAGACCAACTTCGTCTCGCACTACCGCGGAGACACGCTGTTCGTGGACCTGCACCGGCGCATGACGGACGAGTTCGGCTTCGAGCTGTTCCGCATCGCCAACCCGCACCACAGCCGCGAGGGCAAGGTGCTGTACGCCGACGCGGTCTACGTGCGCCGCGAGTCCGCCGCGTAGCTTCGCCGGCGGCGCCGCGCGTTCGGGAGATGCGGGCACAGCATCCTCCTTCGACCGCGAAGGGTGACGGGGAACGGTAGCGGCGGATGCGCATCTCCCGACGGATGGCCGGCGTTCCGCTGAAGGGCGGGAGCTGGCCGAAGAAGGCTCGCGGGCCGCGGCTCGCATCCCATCCCGCCGCCGCCGTTCGGGCCGCGGGAACGTAGGCGTTCCACCGGCACGCGAACGGAGTCGTGGCAGCGAGCGATCTGCAGGGGGACGTGGTGACCGGCGTGGATGAACCAAGCGCTTCGGGAGATGCGGTGGGCACCCGCCCGGCGTCCGCCGAACTTGCTCAGGCCGAGTCGGGTGCCGTGCTCGCCGTCACGGGGTTCCCGCCCAAGCTGGACCATCCCAACGGCTTCTCCGCACGGGCGAACCGGCTGCTGACCGCCGTGGCGCGGCGTTGGCCGCTGGACGTGGTGGCGGTGCACGCGGGAGATGCGGACTGGACGGCGGACACCTTCCTGCCGGACGGCTTTCCCGTTCGCCGGTTCGCTTGCGAGACGCCGGGGCCGAACCCGCTGAACGCCGCCGGGCCCGCGGGTGCCGCGCGCAGGGCGATGCACTACCTGGCGGGCCGCCTGCCGTACGGCTCGCACCCGCGGCGCCTGCGGACGCTCGATGCGCGGCTGCGGGCGGAGCGGCCGGCGCTGGGGCTCTTCTTCCTGCCGCACACGGAGCACCTGTCGCTCGCGCTTCCCCCTGGCGTGCCGGCCATCTGCGTGGTGGAAGAAGGGTTCGAGCGCGCGATGGACTGGACGGTGCAGGACGCTGGGCCGCTCCGGCGGCTGCTGATCGCAGGGGAGCACGCGCGGATCGCCTCGCTGCACCGGCGAGTGGCGGCGCGCGGCGGCCGGTTCGTGGTCATCTCCGATACGGAGGCGGACTGGCTGGCCCGGTCGGTGCCGCCCGGGCGGATCACCGTGATCCCGCACGGGGTCGACTGCGGCTACTTCGCCCCGATGGACGCACCGGCCGAGCACGACGTCGCGGTCTTCGGACAGCTCGGCGAACCGCGGGTGTACGAGCCTGCGGTGGAGCTGTACGCACGGATGCGGGACGCGGGGCTGCGCTGGGCCTTCGTGGGGCGCAATCCCGCCCTGGAGGTCGCGGCACTCGCTTCGCCGCAGGTGACGGTGACGGGGATGGTGCCCGACGTGCGGCCGTTCTACGCCCGCAGCCGTGTCGCGCTCGTTCCCACGCGCATCGGCACGGGGGTGAAGACGACGGTGCTCCAGGCTTGGGCGATGGGCCGGCCGGTGGTCGCCACGCCCTTCGCCCTCACCGGGCTTCCCGCCCGCCCGGGCGAGAACGTGCTGGTGGGCGAGACGGCCGACGAGCTGGCGGCGCACGTCGCCGGCCTCCTCGCCTCTCCGGACCTGGCGGGGCGCGTGGGGGATGCGGGGCTGCGCACCGTGCGCGAAGAACGCGACACCCGGCTGCTCGCGGAGCGCTTCGCGGACCTCTGCGCGGAAGCGATGGAGTCCCAGCGGGGCTGATACCGCCGCTGCGGTGTACGGATGCCGGCCGCCCGCACCAACCGGCGAAAAGCGTGGCCGAATCGCGGAGGTGCGGGGTATCGACTCGTCTCCCCGCTTCGTTCGAATCGGATGGAGCGGCCGGTGGCCGAACGTGTACTGTAGAGCTCTAACCAGGTTCGTGGATGCGCATTGCGCACGTGGTCGGTTCGGGAGAGAAGGTGCTGGGCGGGCGCGAGACGCACATCCAGCGCTTCGCCCAGGAGTGCCTGCGCATGGGGCACGAGACGCTGCTGGTCTCCGACGCGGAGGTCCGCTCGGGGGGCGCGGCGGCACTGATGGGCTTCGGAACGGACGCGGGCGGCGTGCCCGTGGGTCCCGACGTGGTGCTCCTCCACTCGCGCGACAGCTGGCAGCTCACCGGCGAGATTGAAGGCGTGGCTCCGCTCTTCGCGTGGGTGCACGACCAGTCGTTCGTCTGTCCCGCGTCCATCTCGTGGTCGCGCACCACGCACCGCGCCTGCGACCGGGCCCTGGGCGCGGCGTGCGTGAGCGGCGCCTACACGCGGCGCTGCAACGCGCGGCGGCCGGACCGCAACCTCCACAACTACCTCCAGGTCCGCCGCACGCTCTCGGGCGTGCCGAGCTTGACCGGTGTGATCGTGGCGTCGGGGTACATGGCGCGGCGGCTGGCGGCGGGCGGCGTGCCCGAGCACCTTCTGCACGTCCTGCCGTACTTCGTCCCGCTGCCCGAGGCAGCGCCGCCGGCGGAAGAGTCGCCGGAGCGCATCCTGTACGTGGGCCGGCTGAACGAGACCAAAGGCGTGGACGTGCTCATCTCCGCGCTCGCCCTTCTCCCCAGCCGGTACACGCTCCACATCGCGGGCGACGGATACGCTGCCGGAACGCTCCGCGAGCACGTGCGCGGCTGCGGGATCGCGCCGGAGCGGGTGACGTTCGGCGGATACGTGACGGATGCGGCCGTGATGGACGCGGCGTACCGCGAGGCCGCGGTGCTCGCCTTCCCGTCGCTTTGGCCGGAGCCGTTCGGCATCGTGGGGATCGAGGCGATGAGCCACGGCAAGCCCGTGGTGGCGTTCGACGTGGGCGGCGTGTCGGACTGGCTGGACGACGGGCGCGTGGGCCTGCTCGCCCGCCCCGGCGACGCGGCCGACCTGGCCGCGAAGCTGCTCGCGCTCATGGAAGACCCCGCCCGCCGCCGCGAGCTGGGCGAGCGCGGACGGGCGCGCGTGGCCGACCTCTATTCGTGGCCGGCGCACTGGGACGGGTTCGCGGGCATCGTGGCGGGCGTGGGAGTATGAGGGTCGTGCTGGTAGAGCCCTGGCGCTCCGGCGGCACCGCCCGCTACGCGGCCGACCTCTGCGCCGGCCTGGCGCGGACCGCGTCGCCGGGAGACGACGTGCATCTCGTGGCGCCGGAGGACTTCCCGTTCCCGGCGGACGGGTATGCGCTGCACGGCGTGATGCCGGAGCTGAAGGGCGCGCCCGGCGCGGGCAAGCTCGCCAGCCTGGCCGTGCTCGCCCGCCGCCGGTTCCTTCAGGGCCGGCGCGCCGCGGCGGAGATCGGCCGGCTGCGCCCGCAGGTGGTGCACGTGCTGGGGACGTCATCGGCCAGCCCCGCGGTGCTTCGGGCGGCCCGGGCGATGGGCGCGGCGGTGGTCGTGACCGTCCACGACATCCCCGGCCAGCCGGGCCTGGGCCAGCGGGTGTTCACCTTCTGGAGCCGGCACTTCGTGCGGGCGGCGCGCGTGGTGGTGCACGGCGCGTGGATGCGCGAGCGCCTGGCGCGGCGCTACCCGCGCGTGGCGGAGCGCACCGCGGTGATCCCGCTCGGCAGCTACCAGTACGGGCC contains:
- a CDS encoding MraY family glycosyltransferase encodes the protein MSELPLSLLAAAFATALLASFFLTPRVIRGAEKRGLFDDPSAPRRVHSSPVPRLGGLAVFAAMLIGLGAAKLVAPHGLMVGTRLYVGFLAGAAILLAAGLVDDIRGIRPATKMAAQVAAALVVYACGFRIDLLTLGGATYLATGWLSLPLTVLWIVGVTNAFNLMDGLDGLATGIAIVALTASAAVALAMGADGLLLPSVALLGALLGFLRYNFNPARIFLGDSGSLFVGYMLAVHSVHSSMKSATAVLVIVPLFTLALPLLDTLLAILRRWLRGVPLSSADRRHIHHRLLEVGLTHRRTVLVLYAATSMLASVGLLVAFTPSRNVGLIAAAGGTVSLVLLLAALSHLDYHEFTEAGAVIARAPAKMLKVIRDRIHARDMAAVLATAESLEQVNAVLADNAENFGFLHMEVCSEHRENPRAARSRAGQHRRHRMWKLDYPVALEDVEDEEPLVLRIRCDVDDGFRPYGAERVARILAPAIQDWLTARAANGVVEDEMVEDDIHGAVPLQPVLWHAEKGAAVRSTIAG
- a CDS encoding lipopolysaccharide biosynthesis protein, which codes for MPAEVARAEGEVVRVERQPEKPRLPGRLSGAVVWTAGSFAAVQVLTLARGVVLARILTPEDFGMYALGMAVVGFVATLGNTGISTFVTYQQDDADRYAASSFWISAALGLAMMVVLAGVGPLMGRLYHLPRLPLLVWCLAPGLFLQFISGVHTGMLRRRMRFGALAAITTTTNLVLFAVAALLARAGHGYWALVYGALVSNALGLVLVAFATKWIPPLRLHTELWRDISRFGLMFVGASLVWFVLLNLDNFLVSKVLGVSALGIYSVAYNYAMLPSVAVAAVANMVVGPALGAVRGEPARFRDLYVRSSIATALTAALVGTVLVASAPDLFRLAFGAKWDAAVVPFQILVVYGVLRTFFPDVLLPLGKVNVSFWLGVVTLPIVVAAILAGTRWGMVGVAVAACASLGVSTFAYLPVISRLVGVPPSRMFWIAARVLAAACTATAAGWALRVHEAGAGVALLPRLASVVTLSAALFALLAALLFPHLRQSLSALVRPAGGRSLTLDPADAGAPGR
- a CDS encoding FkbM family methyltransferase, coding for MVKQVLRFCAPAGVLEVLRAKRAFDRIAFGSGSAWRAALSPTLREMLESSRLGSVPLRLLGERALFVDVGANVGAWSEAALRLLGPRRLIAVEPAPEPFAELKARVGARPGVTLLQCAVGAEEGTAMLHRMERSEWNSLLPLSDQVGDYYPTVAEKEPLPVRVAPLDALLAGEEHIDLLKVDVQGGEWAVMDGARETLKRTRVLMLETNFVSHYRGDTLFVDLHRRMTDEFGFELFRIANPHHSREGKVLYADAVYVRRESAA
- a CDS encoding glycosyltransferase family 4 protein: MAASDLQGDVVTGVDEPSASGDAVGTRPASAELAQAESGAVLAVTGFPPKLDHPNGFSARANRLLTAVARRWPLDVVAVHAGDADWTADTFLPDGFPVRRFACETPGPNPLNAAGPAGAARRAMHYLAGRLPYGSHPRRLRTLDARLRAERPALGLFFLPHTEHLSLALPPGVPAICVVEEGFERAMDWTVQDAGPLRRLLIAGEHARIASLHRRVAARGGRFVVISDTEADWLARSVPPGRITVIPHGVDCGYFAPMDAPAEHDVAVFGQLGEPRVYEPAVELYARMRDAGLRWAFVGRNPALEVAALASPQVTVTGMVPDVRPFYARSRVALVPTRIGTGVKTTVLQAWAMGRPVVATPFALTGLPARPGENVLVGETADELAAHVAGLLASPDLAGRVGDAGLRTVREERDTRLLAERFADLCAEAMESQRG
- a CDS encoding glycosyltransferase family 4 protein; the protein is MRIAHVVGSGEKVLGGRETHIQRFAQECLRMGHETLLVSDAEVRSGGAAALMGFGTDAGGVPVGPDVVLLHSRDSWQLTGEIEGVAPLFAWVHDQSFVCPASISWSRTTHRACDRALGAACVSGAYTRRCNARRPDRNLHNYLQVRRTLSGVPSLTGVIVASGYMARRLAAGGVPEHLLHVLPYFVPLPEAAPPAEESPERILYVGRLNETKGVDVLISALALLPSRYTLHIAGDGYAAGTLREHVRGCGIAPERVTFGGYVTDAAVMDAAYREAAVLAFPSLWPEPFGIVGIEAMSHGKPVVAFDVGGVSDWLDDGRVGLLARPGDAADLAAKLLALMEDPARRRELGERGRARVADLYSWPAHWDGFAGIVAGVGV